DNA sequence from the Thermus hydrothermalis genome:
CCGGCCCCCCGCACGAAGCTTCCCGTGCGGGCCAAGGAGAGGCGGAGGAGGAGCTTTAGAGGCGGGAAGCGGTAGGGGGGAAGCTCCATGGCCCCCTCGCCCCGCCCGGCTTGGAAGAGGCGCCCAAGGAGCAAAGCGGTGGCGAGCCCCACGAGAAGCCCCAGGAGGTAGAGGCCAAGCACCACCAGGGGGGCGTTTTTCGGGAAGAAGACGAAGGCAAAGAGGGTGAAGACGGGAAGCCTGGCCCCGCAAGCCAGGAAGGGGATGGCCAAGGCCACCCGCAGGCGGTCTAGGGGGTGGGCGAGGGCCCGGGTGGCGTAGACGGCGGGCACGTTGCAGCCAAACCCCAGGACCAAGGGGATGAAGGCCTTTCCGGGAAGTCCCGCCCACTGCATGACCCGGTCGGCCACGAAGGCCATGCGGGCGAGGAACCCGGAAGTTTCCAAAAAAGCCAGGGCCAGGTAGAGGAGGAAGAGCACCGGGGTAAAGGCCAACACCGTGCCCAGCCCCGCCACCACGCCCTCCGCCAAGAAGGAGCGGAAAAGGGGCGGCAGGGGTGAGGCGGCAATCCATCCCGCGAGCACCTCCTGCACCTGGCCGATGAGGTCCACCCAGGGGCTAGAAAGGGCGAAGGTGAAGCGGAAGGCGAGAAAAAGGGCGAGGAGGAAAAGGGGTAGGCCCAAAAGGGGATGGAGGACCAGACGGTCCAGGCGCTCGGTGAGGGGGGAAGGGGTGCCGTGGCGCTGGACCGCCTTTTCGTACACTTCCTTGGCCTTCTGGTAGCGTCCTTCCAAGGCCAACAGGTAGGGGTCGTGCCCCTTGCGTAGGAGCTTTTCCCGCTCCTCCTGGGCTGCCCTAAGGAGGGGTTCGGGTAGCGGCACCGCCTCCCCCAAAAGGGCGAGAAGGGCCAGCCCCCGGTTGGGGCAGGACGGTTCCAGGGCGGCCAAGGCCTCCTCGAGGGGGGAGGGGTAGCGCACGGGGGGTTCGGGCGCCAGGGCCCCTAGCGCCGCCTCCAAAACCCCCTCTACCTGGCCCCGGGCGGCTATGGCGCCGGCCGCGGGCAGGCCCAGGGCCTCGGCCAGGGCCGCCAGGTCCACCCGAAGCCCCTTGGCCTCGGCCTCGTCCAGGAGGTTCACCACCAAGGCCATGGGCAGGCCGAGTTCCATGAGCTCCAGGGTGAGGACCAGGTTGCGTTCCAGGTTGCCCGCATCAAGGACGTTCAGGATCCGGTCCGGGGGGTTTTGCAGGAGTTCTTTGAGGACAAGGGCCTCCTCCGGGGAGGTAGGGAGGAGGCTGTAGGTGCCGGGCAGGTCCACGAGCTCCACCCGGGCCTCGCCCACGGACAGGTGGGCGGAAAGGCGCTCTAAAGTGGTCCCGGACCAGTTGCCCACCTCGAGGCCCGCCCCCGCCAAGGCGTTGATGAGGGAGGACTTGCCGGTGTTGGGGTTGCCCACCAAGGCCCACCTTTCCTCCGCCTTTAGGGCCAAGGGAGCCTGGGGTGCGCACCGGGGGCAACTCATGCTTCTTCTAAGGCCTCCACCATCACCGCTTGCGCCTCTTCTTTGCGCAGGAGCAAGAAGGCCTCCCCCGCCCGTACCTCCAGGGGGTCGCCTAGGGGGGCCTGGAGCAGGACCTCCACGAGGGCTCCGGGACGGAGACCTAGGGCGAGGAGGCGGCGGCGCTCAGGTGCCACCTGGAGCACGCGGGCGCGTCGGCCGGGAGAAAGCTGGGAAAGGGGATACATGGGGGCACCTCCTGCTCCTGAGGCTAGGGTAGGTTCGGGGCAAAAGTCAAGTATTTCACTCGGATTTCTTAGGTTAAAAGCGATCATCGCTCTCACGAGATCTCCTCCTCTAGCGCCTTGGGGTTAGGGATTTCCACCTTCCGGCCGGAAAGGCGGATCAGCCCCCGCCGGTAAAGCTCCCCCAGGTTGCGGGAAACCGCCTCGGGCACGGTGCCCAAAAGGGCGGCGAGCTCGGGGTTGGTGGGCAAGGGGAAGCCCTGGCCCTTTGCCCGCAACTCCTCCAGCAAAAACTCGCAGAGCCTCTCCCGCACCTCGTGGAAGACCAGGCGGTCCAGGAGGTGGAGGAGCTGGCCTTGCCGGCGGGCCAGGTAGCGGATCAGGGCCCGGGCCAGGGGGGGTCTTTCCTCCACCAGGCGGAAGAAGGCCTCCTTGGGGATGGCCAGGACCTGGCTTTCTTCCAGGGCCTCGGCGCTGGCGGGGTAGGTGGGCCGTTCCAGGAAAAGGGCCACCTCGGCCAGGACTCGAGCGGGCCCCTCCACGTGGAGGACCACCTGCTTCCTGCCCTCGGGGTCTAGCTTGTAGACCTTGATGAGCCCCTTTTGCACCACAAAGAGGGCCCGGACGGGCTCCCCCTCCAGAAAGAGCACCTCCCCCTTTCGCAGGGGGCGGGGTCGGGCTTCCCGGGCCAGGGCTTCCAGGTCCTTGGGGTCCAGCTCGCGGAAGAGGGGTACTTGGGAGAGGTCCATGCTTCACCCCTTCAGGGCATCGAGGCGCCTTTTGGCTTCCTGAAGGAAGGGCTCCAACTTTAAGGCGCGGGCGTAAGCTTCCTTGGCCACTTCCCTGTAGCCTAGGGCCTCGGCCAGGTCCCCTAGGCGCAGCAGGCCGGAAAGGGCCCTTTCTTGGAGGTAAGTCCGTTCCGCCTCCGCCCACTCCCCGTAGGGGTCGTCGCCGAATAGGGGGCCTTTGTAAAGCTCCAGGGCCTGGCGGAGGGTTTTGAAGGCGGAAAGCCCATCCTCTAGGTCCGCTTTACGCATGAGCTCCTCAAAACGCTCAAAGTCCAGGAAGCGCCGCTCCGGGAGGCGCAGGCGGTAATACTCCCCCTCCCGCTCCACGATGCCGGGCAAGGCCTTGCGCAGATGGTAAACGAGGGCGTAAACTTCCTGCCGGGCCCGCTCGGGCTCCAACTCGGGGAAGAAGGCTTCGGCCAGGTCATCCACGTAGAGGGCCCGGTCCTTGTTGGCCAAAAGGAACTTGAAGAGGCGGTAAGCCCCGGTGCGGCCAAAGTCCTTGGGGGAGAGCTCCTTGCCGCGGAAGTAGAGGCGGAAGCCTCCCAGGGCGTAGACCTCCAGGTCAAGCTCCCGCGCCCCGTTTTGAGGAAAGAGGAGGAGGGTAGCGAGCCGGGAAAACCACAAGGCGGGAGCGGCAGGGCCGGTGGGGGGCTTGGGCGGACGGGCGTGAAACAAGGTGCCCACGGCCACCACTTGCCCCTTGGCCCAAAGGGGCAAGCAGATCCTGGGCCTCCCTTCCGCTTCGGGGCAGTGGGGAAGGCCGTTTTTCAGGCCCACCACCTCCCCGCGCCAGGCGGGGCAGTCCCGCATGGCGCACGGGGGGACGAGCCCCAGCTCCATCCGCTCGCCGCCGGGGGTCACCAGCCTTACCCCGGTGGCCTGGGCGAGCCGTTTGAGCGCCTGGAGGAAGGTGTGCCGGGCCTCAGCAACCTCCCCCCGGTAGAGGCGTTCCCCTAGGGCCAAAAGCCCCACCTCGCCCAGGCGGGTGAGGAGGGTGTAGAGGGTGCTGGCGAAAAGAGGAGCAATGCGGGAAAGGGCCTCGAGGGCCTCCTGGTGGTCCAGTTCCGGGTTCCGCGCCGCTAGGTTGAGCACGCCGATGAGGCCGTGGGGAAGCTCCAGGGGGTAGCAGATGTAGGTCTGGTAGCCCAGCTGCTTCACCTTTTGCCGCAGGTACCGGGGGTCTTGCTGCAGAGTGTGGGTGAAGAGGGGTTCCCGATGGAGGGCCACGATTCCCGGGTATCCCTCGCCCAGGTGAAACCATGGTTTCTCCAAAAACGCTTCCCGGTGTAGCCCCTCATAAGCGGTGAGGATCAGGTGGTGTCCCTCGGGGTCGGCGAGGAAGAGCTCGGCGGCGTCCATGCCCAACCCCTGGCGCAAGACGCCTAGGAAGCTTTCCAAGGCGTTGGGGAAGGCTTCCGGGTGACGCAGGAGGTGCTGGGTGAGCCGGGAAAGCTCCAGGAGTAGATCCGGGGGTTCAGCCCGCTCGGGGTAGAGCTCCACCAGGTACCCGCCGTTTTCCCGGTAGCCCTGGCAGCGAAACCGCTTCCCCTTGAGGAGAAGAGGGGTGCTGGCCCGGTAAGCGCCCCGTTTCAGCTCCCGCTGCACCGGGCAACGGGCGCACAAGGGGCGGCCAAAGGGATCTTGGCCCTGCACCAGCTCGGCGCAGGGGCCTCGGCCTTCCAGGCCCAAGGAGGGGTCCGCCTCCAGGACCTCGGCCAACCCTTCGGCGGTGAGCCTAAGCCGGACTAGAGGCCGCATCGCCTTCAGGGTAGGCCTCTTCTCTTAGGACAGATGTCCCGGGCTGGGCAAGTGGTTGCGAGGCGGTGCCCCCACACTAAGGGCCGGAGGTGAGGATGAAGCGAAGGCTCTATCCCCTGGTCCTGGCCTTCCTCCTGGCCCCTGCCTTGGCCCAGGAGGGGAAGGCCCTTTACGGCCAGTTCTGTGCCGGCTGCCACGGGGCCGAGGCCCAGGGCGTCCCCGGAGCTATCCCGCCTTTGGCCGGGAACCCCAGGGCCTTAGACGAAACCCACGTGGTCCAGGTGGTGCGCCAAGGGCTTTCCGGACCCTTGGAGGTGGGGGGCGTCACCTACAACGGGGTCATGCCTCCCATGCCGCAGGTTTCCGAGGCCCAAGCCCGGGCCATCGCCCAGTACCTGAAAGGGCTTTCCGGAGCCAAGCCCG
Encoded proteins:
- a CDS encoding GAF domain-containing protein → MRPLVRLRLTAEGLAEVLEADPSLGLEGRGPCAELVQGQDPFGRPLCARCPVQRELKRGAYRASTPLLLKGKRFRCQGYRENGGYLVELYPERAEPPDLLLELSRLTQHLLRHPEAFPNALESFLGVLRQGLGMDAAELFLADPEGHHLILTAYEGLHREAFLEKPWFHLGEGYPGIVALHREPLFTHTLQQDPRYLRQKVKQLGYQTYICYPLELPHGLIGVLNLAARNPELDHQEALEALSRIAPLFASTLYTLLTRLGEVGLLALGERLYRGEVAEARHTFLQALKRLAQATGVRLVTPGGERMELGLVPPCAMRDCPAWRGEVVGLKNGLPHCPEAEGRPRICLPLWAKGQVVAVGTLFHARPPKPPTGPAAPALWFSRLATLLLFPQNGARELDLEVYALGGFRLYFRGKELSPKDFGRTGAYRLFKFLLANKDRALYVDDLAEAFFPELEPERARQEVYALVYHLRKALPGIVEREGEYYRLRLPERRFLDFERFEELMRKADLEDGLSAFKTLRQALELYKGPLFGDDPYGEWAEAERTYLQERALSGLLRLGDLAEALGYREVAKEAYARALKLEPFLQEAKRRLDALKG
- a CDS encoding FeoA family protein codes for the protein MYPLSQLSPGRRARVLQVAPERRRLLALGLRPGALVEVLLQAPLGDPLEVRAGEAFLLLRKEEAQAVMVEALEEA
- the feoB gene encoding ferrous iron transport protein B, whose protein sequence is MSCPRCAPQAPLALKAEERWALVGNPNTGKSSLINALAGAGLEVGNWSGTTLERLSAHLSVGEARVELVDLPGTYSLLPTSPEEALVLKELLQNPPDRILNVLDAGNLERNLVLTLELMELGLPMALVVNLLDEAEAKGLRVDLAALAEALGLPAAGAIAARGQVEGVLEAALGALAPEPPVRYPSPLEEALAALEPSCPNRGLALLALLGEAVPLPEPLLRAAQEEREKLLRKGHDPYLLALEGRYQKAKEVYEKAVQRHGTPSPLTERLDRLVLHPLLGLPLFLLALFLAFRFTFALSSPWVDLIGQVQEVLAGWIAASPLPPLFRSFLAEGVVAGLGTVLAFTPVLFLLYLALAFLETSGFLARMAFVADRVMQWAGLPGKAFIPLVLGFGCNVPAVYATRALAHPLDRLRVALAIPFLACGARLPVFTLFAFVFFPKNAPLVVLGLYLLGLLVGLATALLLGRLFQAGRGEGAMELPPYRFPPLKLLLRLSLARTGSFVRGAGGPILVAVLLIWALLHVPLGATSPYALLAQALTPLFEPLGVGDWRLVGALIPGFVAKEVVVGALGVSFLGEAGLAPLSLLEGLRTLGEAFGHALAGTLQGLLSLVAPVSFSLALEPTPLQAALKGAVAPMGALAYLVFVLLYTPCVATLAALRQVVGTRWATSSVAYQLLLAYALAFLAGHLPLKP
- a CDS encoding Crp/Fnr family transcriptional regulator, producing MDLSQVPLFRELDPKDLEALAREARPRPLRKGEVLFLEGEPVRALFVVQKGLIKVYKLDPEGRKQVVLHVEGPARVLAEVALFLERPTYPASAEALEESQVLAIPKEAFFRLVEERPPLARALIRYLARRQGQLLHLLDRLVFHEVRERLCEFLLEELRAKGQGFPLPTNPELAALLGTVPEAVSRNLGELYRRGLIRLSGRKVEIPNPKALEEEIS